From a region of the Dictyostelium discoideum AX4 chromosome 2 chromosome, whole genome shotgun sequence genome:
- the mccB gene encoding 3-methylcrotonyl-CoA:carbon dioxide ligase beta subunit — protein sequence MLKSISLLKNNQILLKNIINNGRIINNVGEKLSSKSLLKINYSSSTTDRTFNILDGTIDKNSAEYKDNLINMNSTLKQLKENIEKIKLGGGEKLNQKNISRGKLLVRERIEALIDVGSPFLEFSQLAGWGMYGKEEVAAGGIITGIGKIHGVECVIVANDSTVKGGTYFPITVKKHLRAQEIAQENNLPCIYLVDSGGANLPRQADVFPDRDHFGRIFFNQANMSAKRIPQIAVVMGSCTAGGAYVPAMADESVIVKGTGTIFLGGPPLVKAATGEIVTSEELGGADLHCRTSGVTDHYARDDAEAIAITRRIVSNLNRKKQPSPVITETEEPLYPTSELAGIVPSDLKKNFDIRKVIARLVDGSRFDEFKELYGTTLICGFARVHGMPVGIIANNGILFSESAVKGAHFIELCNQRGIPLVFLQNITGFMVGKTYESKGIAKDGAKMVMAVATAKVPKITMIIGGSFGAGNYGMCGRSYSPRFLYMWPNAKISVMGGEQAASVLAQIQKDNMAKENKQWSPEEENTFKKPISDKFEEEGSIYYSSARCWDDGVIDPQDSRKVIALSLSACMNQPINPPSDGFGVFRM from the coding sequence atgttaaaatcaatttcattattaaaaaataatcaaatattattaaaaaatataattaataatggtagaattataaataatgttggtgaaaaattatcatcaaaatcattattaaaaattaattattcatcatcaacaactgaTAGaacatttaatattttagatGGTACAATTGATAAGAATTCAGCAGAatataaagataatttaattaatatgaattcaacattaaaacaattaaaagaaaatattgaaaagattaaattaggtggtggtgaaaaattaaatcaaaagaatATTTCACGTGGAAAGTTATTAGTACGTGAACGTATTGAAGCATTGATTGATGTTGGATCACCATTTTTAGAGTTTTCTCAATTGGCAGGTTGGGGAATGTATGGTAAGGAGGAGGTTGCAGCAGGTGGTATCATCACAGGTATTGGTAAAATTCATGGTGTTGAATGTGTTATTGTCGCAAATGACTCAACCGTGAAGGGAGGTACCTACTTTCCAATCACTGTTAAAAAGCATTTACGTGCACAAGAGATTGCCCAAGAGAATAATTTACCATGTATTTATTTAGTCGATAGCGGTGGTGCAAATTTGCCACGTCAAGCTGACGTGTTCCCAGATCGTGACCATTTTGGAAGAATCTTCTTCAATCAAGCTAATATGTCTGCAAAACGTATTCCACAAATTGCCGTTGTCATGGGTTCATGTACCGCCGGTGGTGCATACGTGCCAGCCATGGCTGACGAATCGGTTATTGTCAAGGGCACCGGCACTATCTTCTTGGGTGGTCCACCATTGGTCAAGGCTGCAACTGGTGAGATTGTAACAAGCGAGGAGTTGGGTGGTGCCGACCTCCATTGTCGTACCTCTGGTGTCACCGATCATTATGCTCGTGACGATGCCGAGGCCATCGCCATCACTCGTCGTATCGTGTCCAATTTAAATAGAAAGAAACAACCATCACCAGTGATCACTGAAACCGAGGAGCCACTCTATCCAACTAGTGAATTGGCTGGTATCGTACCAAGTGATTTAAAGAAGAATTTCGATATTCGTAAGGTTATCGCACGTTTAGTCGATGGTAGTAGATTCGATGAATTCAAAGAACTCTATGGCACAACTTTAATTTGTGGTTTTGCACGTGTACATGGTATGCCAGTTGGTATCATCGCCAACAACGGTATTCTCTTTAGTGAAAGTGCCGTCAAGGGTGCCCATTTCATTGAACTTTGCAATCAAAGAGGTATCCCCTTAGTCTTCCTTCAAAACATCACTGGTTTCATGGTTGGTAAAACTTATGAATCTAAAGGTATAGCCAAGGATGGCGCTAAAATGGTCATGGCTGTTGCCACCGCCAAAGTTCCAAAGATTACAATGATCATTGGTGGTAGTTTTGGTGCTGGTAATTATGGTATGTGTGGTCGTTCCTACAGTCCACGTTTCCTTTACATGTGGCCAAATGCTAAAATCTCTGTTATGGGTGGAGAACAAGCTGCCTCTGTTTTAGCTCAAATTCAAAAGGATAACATggcaaaagaaaataaacaatGGTCACCAGAAGAAGAAAATACTTTCAAAAAACCAATCTCTGATAAATTCGAAGAAGAAGGTTCAATCTATTACAGTTCAGCTCGTTGTTGGGATGATGGTGTTATCGATCCACAAGATTCTCGTAAAGTTATCGCTTTAAGTTTAAGTGCTTGTATGAATCAACCAATTA
- a CDS encoding hypothetical protein (HYPOTHETICAL 54.5 KDA PROTEIN C1685.06 IN CHROMOSOME II. 6/101), whose product MRATHSRSVDVKTESTINIKTESTTKVKTESAIDRFKSKSKKTKKHHKVVKSNSDNDNDDHSNINNERKKVKKSITSLKNKKKPSKIKKDLEPVVDQRQRDTAKRAKELKYLEDNRVLEGENFYENVKLLETQTKKNYKLNGEILRKLSVDINKLSERVRCYRDRTIILKRLEEVIKRETSLNKFGEIKVEIFGSSSTQLALKKSDVDIVMSFETELTKRNDITKWCYQFSSILRANGFYNIKPIIHAKVPIVKFFDPKTEFHCDITLTKDSGNTGVVKEFCQLLPILPVLIIFCKNWASVLNINDASQGTLSSYSITNMVIFVLQKKGLLPSYKDIQSFKNSSKEVQYVVDNRDIADLLVYFFKYFGYIFDYRNSMVNILDYNNDKKEPMDAEEELKFQNNREYDNKNHVLPLVDMKLGDTKDLFFIKDCIAGHNITRCILRSQLFTLIKYFQKAYLNLISGKLP is encoded by the coding sequence atgagaGCAACTCATAGTAGATCAGTAGATGTTAAAACTGAATCaacaataaatattaaaacagAATCAACCACAAAAGTTAAAACAGAATCAGCTATAGatagatttaaatcaaagtcaaaaaaaactaaaaaacacCATAAAGTTGTAAAAAGtaatagtgataatgataatgatgatcacagcaatattaataatgaaagaaaaaaagtaaaaaaaagtattactagtcttaaaaataaaaagaaaccaagtaaaattaaaaaagatttagaaccAGTTGTTGATCAAAGACAAAGGGATACAGCAAAAAGAgctaaagaattaaaatatttagaaGATAATAGAGTATTGGAAGGTGAGAATTTCTATGAGAATGTAAAGTTATTAGAGACACaaacaaagaaaaattataaattgaatGGTGAAATATTAAGGAAATTATCAGTTGATATCAATAAACTCTCAGAGAGGGTTAGATGTTATAGAGATCGTACGATCATTTTAAAGAGATTAGAAGAAGTGATCAAAAGAGAAAcaagtttaaataaatttggtgaAATTAAAGTTGAAATATTTGGTTCATCATCGACTCAATTAGCATTGAAAAAGAGTGATGTTGATATTGTGATGAGCTTCGAGACAGAGTTAACCAAAAGGAATGATATCACCAAATGGTGCTATCAATTCTCTTCGATTTTAAGAGCCAATGGGTTCTATAACATCAAACCAATCATACATGCAAAAGTTCCAATTGTGAAATTCTTTGACCCAAAAACAGAGTTTCATTGTGATATTACATTAACCAAAGACAGTGGTAACACTGGAGTGGTTAAAGAGTTTTGCCAATTATTGCCCATCCTTCCAGTGttaatcattttttgtaAGAATTGGGCATCggttttaaatataaatgacGCATCTCAAGGCACATTATCGTCCTATTCAATAACGAATATGGTGATTTTCGTATTACAAAAGAAGGGTCTATTACCATCGTATAAAGATATTcaaagttttaaaaactcTTCTAAAGAGGTTCAATACGTTGTAGATAATAGAGATATAGCAGATTTATTAGTTTACTTTTTCAAATACTTTGGTTACATATTTGATTATCGTAATTCAATGGTGAATATATTggattataataatgataaaaaggAACCAATGGATGCagaagaagaattaaaatttcaaaataatagagaatatgataataaaaatcatgTTTTACCATTGGTTGATATGAAACTTGGTGAtacaaaagatttattttttattaaagattGTATTGCTGGTCATAATATTACAAGATGTATTTTAAGATCTCAATTATTTACacttattaaatattttcaaaaagcttatttaaatttaataagtGGAAAAttaccataa
- a CDS encoding poly polymerase, catalytic region domain-containing protein (Similar to ADP-ribose), whose translation MNINLWQITFKKTMNSFFVKKIQVVYNKKVWDNYYQHWLKSNHSLEELFVFHGTSLNDPSLIYTNGLRAEKTQSGLYFAIKSESNGFTYKNTDCSQIFICRILIPRQNVSPRFHVIKNNDHHYPQYLISYNSKYRNSIML comes from the coding sequence ATGAATATAAATTTGTGGCaaataacttttaaaaaaacaatgaatagcttttttgttaaaaaaatacaagttgtttataataaaaaggtatgggataattattatcaacattggttaaaatcaaatcattCACTTGAAGAACTTTTCGTGTTCCATGGTACATCATTAAATGATCCAAGCTTAATCTACACAAATGGGCTAAGGGCGGAAAAAACTCAAAGTGGTTTATACTTTGCCATTAAATCAGAGTCAAATGGTTTCACTTATAAAAATACTGATTGTAGTcaaatttttatatgtaGAATATTAATACCACGTCAGAATGTATCACCAAGATTTCAtgttataaaaaacaatgatCATCATTACCCACAATATCTAATATCCTACAACTCCAAATATAGGAACTCAATTATGctctaa
- a CDS encoding hypothetical protein (Amylovoran biosynthesis protein amsF precursor), with the protein MSVIINSIADLKTYEPTSTVTTVYVKAFTVNTNIGGGDFYYDSADTTTVTDNATVIVTNGGKRWKKVISDFNDLNVTHFGALKDGVTDCSAACITMHNWSVKYAPKLGIRFPAGTFKISGIDLSNTSIAHFRMTGSTVAYGYFPATTLISDQGTGMMVKVKARWTEISNLIIYGENDKVVNTKGFYQNTEIEGEFIRITNINFRNLGGVCVSMVDTLDTKIDQFYVTRCTGGVIYGTWSGSATGSWDHLTAVELTNFNIQNCTGANIFDLQRCTQSIIRNGWIEHSDSPGDLSNGQWVIEALSMEDCVNPLNLTFCRYIITQKNLQGTSAILTNDSTKSTWLSIWENGGTEIENYGIRTTGSMNYGQLTSEFRFSNSSASSQWLRLGEVFIPSDGDTLNIRIVGSLGFSSLTNSHDVASGRHGNGEALLRVQKKSPGVQMSWEGRGSCPVTDVMYLPATNKTNCSIYIKLGPYVMNTVAILETSARDRYYAGVCFRWMYDGTKLDETAVTTIEGIVQALPQASWNAGKNGIAIGSDGYFGITTVPIGTDNQLPIYINGSLYKIAVVKQ; encoded by the coding sequence atgtctgttattattaattctattgCTGATTTAAAAACTTATGAACCAACTTCAACTGTAACTACTGTTTATGTAAAAGCATTTACTGTCAATACAaatattggtggtggtgatttttattatgataGTGCTGATACAACTACTGTAACTGATAATGCTACTGTTATTGTAACAAATGGTGGTAAAAGATGGAAAAAAGTTATTAGTGATTTTAATGATCTTAATGTCACTCATTTTGGTGCATTAAAAGATGGAGTTACAGATTGTTCTGCCGCTTGTATTACTATGCATAATTGGTCTGTTAAATATGCTCCAAAATTAGGTATTCGTTTCCCAGCTGgtacttttaaaattagtggaattgatttatcaaatactTCAATCGCCCATTTCAGAATGACTGGCTCCACTGTCGCATATGGTTATTTCCCAGCAACAACTTTAATTTCCGATCAAGGTACTGGTATGATGGTAAAAGTTAAAGCAAGATGGACCGAAATCTCCAACCTTATTATCTAtggtgaaaatgataaagtaGTCAATACCAAAGGTTTCTACCAAAATACTGAAATTGAAGGTGAATTCATTCGTAttaccaatattaattttagaaatttgGGTGGTGTTTGTGTATCAATGGTTGATACATTGGATACTAAAATTGATCAATTCTATGTTACAAGATGTACTGGTGGTGTAATTTATGGAACATGGTCTGGTTCAGCTACTGGTTCATGGGATCATTTGACAGCTGTTGAATTGACAAACtttaatattcaaaattgTACAGGTGCCAATATCTTTGATTTGCAAAGATGTACCCAATCAATCATTAGAAATGGTTGGATTGAGCATTCAGATTCACCAGGTGATTTATCAAATGGTCAATGGGTTATTGAAGCCTTAAGCATGGAAGATTGTGTCAACCCATTGAATTTAACCTTTTGTCGTTATATTATTACCCAAAAGAATTTACAAGGTACCTCTGCAATACTTACAAATGATAGTACCAAATCAACATGGTTATCAATTTGGGAGAATGGTGGCACTGAAATTGAAAACTATGGTATTAGAACCACTGGATCTATGAATTATGGTCAATTGACATCCGAATTTAGATTCTCCAATAGTTCAGCCTCTTCACAATGGTTACGTCTTGGTGAAGTGTTTATTCCATCCGATGGTGATACATTAAATATTCGTATTGTTGGTTCATTGGGTTTCTCCAGTCTTACCAATAGTCATGATGTTGCAAGTGGTCGTCATGGTAATGGTGAGGCACTATTAAGAGTTCAAAAGAAGTCTCCAGGTGTTCAAATGTCATGGGAAGGTAGAGGTTCTTGTCCAGTTACAGATGTTATGTACTTACCTGCAACTAATAAAACCAATTGTTCAATCTATATTAAACTTGGACCATATGTTATGAACACTGTCGCTATACTTGAAACTTCTGCTCGTGATCGTTATTATGCTGGTGTTTGCTTTCGTTGGATGTATGATGGCACTAAACTCGACGAAACTGCTGTTACCACTATTGAAGGTATTGTACAAGCATTACCACAAGCATCTTGGAATGCTGGTAAAAATGGTATAGCAATTGGTTCTGATGGTTATTTTGGTATTACAACAGTTCCAATTGGAACAGACAATCAATTaccaatttatattaatggttcattatataaaattgCTGTAgttaaacaataa